In Epinephelus moara isolate mb unplaced genomic scaffold, YSFRI_EMoa_1.0 scaffold4208, whole genome shotgun sequence, the genomic window GAACCTTTAAGAACCTCATTTTGTGTAGGAAAGAACAGAGCAGGATGTTGTTCCTGAGGAGACTCAGATCATTTGCCATCTGTAGTGGGCTCCTCAAGACCTTCTACCAGTCTATGGTTGCCAGTGCACTCTTCTTTGCTGTAGTGTGCTGGTGGGGTGGAGTTAAGACTGGTGAGGTCAACAGGCTCAACAAGCTTGTGAGGAAGGTCCGCTCTGTGGTGGGACTGGACCTGGACAGTCTGGAGACAGTGGCTGAGAGGAGGGTGAAGGACAAAATCTGTGCAATCCTGGACAATCCTTCTCACCCTCTGCACGATGAGCTGTGGCTGACGGGCAGCTCATTCAGCCAGCGGATCCTCCCACCCAGAACTGAACGATTCAGACGCTCTTTTGTGTCCACTGTCATCAGACTGTACAACAGCGCTTTGGCTTAAGATACATCCAGCtctggggcgtcagtggcttagtggtagagcaggcgccccatgtacaaggctgttgccgcagcggcccgggttcgactccagcctgtggccctttgctgcatgtcacgccctctctctctccccccttcacacttgtctgtcctatcaaataaaagctaaaaatgcccaaaaaatatctttaaaaaaaaaaaaagatacatccAGCTGTGAACGGACCTATCTTGCACCCGTGCAATATGACACTTTATCTGCCACCTGTCACTTTATTTCATTCAACACTTTGTCTGCCATTGTTTAGTCACTTTATTCATCTgatgtagcaattttattttatcttttatttatctattattatcTTAAATTTTTACTTCTTATGTTATTTAATAtcctttgattttgtcttgtgttgcTGTGATACTTGAATTTCCCCCCTGgtggatcaataaagtatatcttatcttattttatctaaTCTTGTCAGCAGAaccccaataataataataataataattataataataacaataataataataatagtagtaatgcTGACAATAATGATTGTGATTATTATGATAATAATGCCAATACAGTATTAATGCTAATAACGCTAATAATAATTCTAATAGTAATGATTATAATGCcaattgaaaaataataatgctaatgatgctaaccctaataataattataataatgctaataatgATAATGCTAGTGCTAATAATGATtatgatgctaatgctaataataataattataatattgaCCAGCTGATTCGCCGTAGATTCCATCTACCTGACCTCAACACCTGACAGACTGAACTAAGGGTGAAAACAACACACTGCTAGAGAcctgttttaaataaagtttcatcTGTTGATCACTTTTATTTCATCATCACATGAACGAGATCAACAGTAAACACATCTTCCTGTTTCTTCTCCTTCACTTCCGGTTTCTCcttcttcacttcctgtttcctctgaCATCAGAAACATCACATGACTCAACTGCAgccaataaataaacattattgGTATTTGATAATATGAGGTGATTcataaaactttattgtctgTTAACAACCTGTGTGTCCGTCAGACTGACCCTCGGATCATGTGATCAGTCAGGTGACACCGTTCTCTCCTCCCATTGGTCGGATCAAAGCTGCAGATCTGTGACTCGATTCATGTGAACAACATGTTCTGCCGTAAAGTCAGATTGTATGCacacggttctcaacatggcGGTGTCtgagctaacagtgctaacggTGTGAAACAGGGCGAAACCAGAGGTGGAGGTGTctgagctagcagctaacagtgctaacggTGTTAAAGAGGGCGAAACCAGAGGTGGAGGTGTCTGAGCtcgcagctaacagtgctaacagtgttAAACAGGGCGAAACCAGAGGTGGAGGTGTCTGAGCtcgcagctaacggtgctagaTCCATAAACAATGCTGAACGATAAACAACTCGTACAATTGACATCTAATGCTAAGTTAATTAGCTTCAGCAACTGTACAGTTGACTCACAAAACCCATGCCTAGATGGGGAGAACATCGGCATTTGgcaacttcctgtttctctgctgATGTCACAACACGCTTCCTTCTCCCAAAAAGGGACGTGGCCTCTGCAACATTTTGAATCTGGTCATCACGTGATACCAGTGATGTTCCAACATAGGGTCACATAGGGTCGCGCTAGATTTTAAATTACTGATATGAGGAACGTATGTCGTGTAATGTCAGACGTGTTTTTGGGTTTGGTTCCAAACCATTTCAAGGCCTGGAAAGAACTTTTCCAGGACCTTCCTCGCTGGAACACTGTGACAGTCAAGTCATGAGGAGCTTGGTTAACGTGTTTTCTGACTGACGGACCATCACAATGTGTTTACAGGTTCAGCTTCCAGTTACTTCCGtaccatttccaggcctggaaataaCTTTTCCAGGACCTACCTGACCGTGGAAACCCTATCTGTAACAGTCgaatgtttctgtgtctcctGACTGATGGACCATCACGATGTTTTCCCAGGTTCGGCTTCCTGTCTGACTTTATCTGAACACGAGTTTGTGGCCTTGGCCTCCCGTCCGTCGGCCTGCTGACTGTCGGCCTCCCGTCCGTCTGCCTGCTGACTGTCGGCGGTGTGCAGCTTCATGTGTCTCTTTAAATGTCCCGTCACGGTAAAACACTTGCCACAGACGGAGCAGCTGAAgggtttctctccagtgtgcGTCCTCATGTGGATCTTCAGGCTCCCCTTCTGGGCGCAGCTTTTCCCGCAGATGTTGCAGCTGAACGGTTTCTCCCCTGTGTGGACCCTCATGTGTTTGGTCAGGTCTCCTTTCTCAGCACAGCACTTCCCACAGAACGGACAGCTGAAGGGTTTCTCCCCCGTGTGGACCCTCATGTGCTTCTTCAGGTCCGTTTTCTGGGCGCAACCTTTCCCGCAGACGGAACAGCTGAAGGGTTTCTCGCCGGTGTGGTACTTCATGTGTCGGTTGAGGTGCTCTTTGACGTGGAAGCTTTTGCTGCACACTGAGCAGGTGAAGGGTTTCTCTCCGGTGTGGATCCTCATGTGCCGGGTCATGTTCCCTCGGCCGCTGAAGTTCTTCCCGCAGAACAGGCAGCTGTATGGCTGCTCTCCGGTGTGACACCTCATGTGTGCCGTCAACGACCCGCTGTCTTTAAACGACTTGTCACAACCGGTGCAGGGAAACGGTCGTTCACCTGTGTGGTCTCTGATGTGTCGGTTTAGGTTTCCCTTCAGACTGAATCTTTTTCCGCAGTAGGAGCAAGGAAACGGTCTCTCCTTTGTTGACGAATCGCCCTCAGGGGAGTCACTGTGTTTCTGACCCTCCACGCCCGACTGGGCTTCATTTGATTGTGACCAATCACTGTCGTCAGTCTCAGAAGAGTTCAGGGAGTAGTCTTCAGTGTCTGGTAGTAAATCTGAATCCGGATGCGAGTGCCTGTCTGGTCctggtcctccacagtcctctaCATCAGCTTCAGAAGAGTCTCTAGGcactggtcctggtcctggtcctggtcctggtcctccACAGTGGTGTCCCTCAGACTGAGgttcctcttcatcatcttcactcttcacagggacaggagtgaaTGGGAACTTGGTGATAtcagcctcctccagcccttgaagctgctctccctcctgactgctccacagttcctcctcttcctctttaatgtgtgggggctctgggtcctcctggtccacactggagctccactcctgctgctcagggggaacctcttctttaaccaccaacagctgctggacctctgcaccaaacaggaaacaggaaacagagacagagacgttACATTAAACCATGATGTCATTATGGTCCTCTCTGGTTGTAGTAATGTTAAAAGTGTCATG contains:
- the LOC126387431 gene encoding oocyte zinc finger protein XlCOF6.1-like — its product is VQQLLVVKEEVPPEQQEWSSSVDQEDPEPPHIKEEEEELWSSQEGEQLQGLEEADITKFPFTPVPVKSEDDEEEPQSEGHHCGGPGPGPGPGPVPRDSSEADVEDCGGPGPDRHSHPDSDLLPDTEDYSLNSSETDDSDWSQSNEAQSGVEGQKHSDSPEGDSSTKERPFPCSYCGKRFSLKGNLNRHIRDHTGERPFPCTGCDKSFKDSGSLTAHMRCHTGEQPYSCLFCGKNFSGRGNMTRHMRIHTGEKPFTCSVCSKSFHVKEHLNRHMKYHTGEKPFSCSVCGKGCAQKTDLKKHMRVHTGEKPFSCPFCGKCCAEKGDLTKHMRVHTGEKPFSCNICGKSCAQKGSLKIHMRTHTGEKPFSCSVCGKCFTVTGHLKRHMKLHTADSQQADGREADSQQADGREAKATNSCSDKVRQEAEPGKTS